In one Natator depressus isolate rNatDep1 chromosome 26, rNatDep2.hap1, whole genome shotgun sequence genomic region, the following are encoded:
- the REEP4 gene encoding receptor expression-enhancing protein 4 isoform X2 encodes MVSWIICRVVVLVFGMLYPAYASYKAVKTKNIREYVRWMMYWIVFALFMAMETLTDMFVSWFPFYYEIKMAFVVWLLSPYTKGASLLYRKFVHPTLSRREKEIDLYITQAKERGYETMVNFGKKSLNIAATAAVQAAAKSQGALAGRLRSFSMQDLRAIPDDAPVHYEDPLYLEEQEMRRRPIGYRTASAGRQPGRESDTEEEECWSDSQISPKALPRSRDFALSKPLSRSQSLRVVKKRPQVKEGSSRLVRGRARKKTVQPDQDS; translated from the exons GCTGGTGTTCGGGATGCTCTATCCAGCCTATGCCTCCTACAAGGCCGTGAAAACCAAGAACATCCGGGAATAC GTCCGCTGGATGATGTACTGGATTGTGTTTGCACTCTTCATGGCTATGGAGACCCTCACGGATATGTTCGTTTCCTG GTTTCCCTTCTACTATGAGATCAAGATGGCGTTTGTCGTGTGGCTGCTTTCCCCCTACACCAAGGGAGCCAGCCTGCTCTACCGGAAGTTCGTGCACCCCACGCTGTCCCGCAGAGAGAAG GAAATCGACCTGTACATCACCCAGGCCAAGGAGCGCGGCTACGAAACCATGGTGAACTTCGGCAAGAAGAGCCTCAACATCGCAGCCACAGCTGCCGTCCAAGCTGCGGCCAAG agccagggagcccTGGCCGGGCGTCTGCGCAGCTTCAGCATGCAGGACCTGCGCGCCATCCCTGATGACGCCCCCGTGCACTACGAAGACCCCTTgtacctggaggagcaggagATGAGGAGGCGGCCGATAG gTTACAGAACTGCCTCGGCCGGCCGGCAGCCAGGGCGCGAGAGCGACACGGAGGAAGAGGAGTGTTGGTCGGACTCTCAGATCTCTCCCAAGGCTCTGCCCCGCAGCCGGGACTTTGCGCTGTCCAAACCACTCTCCAGGAGCCAGAGCCTGCGTGTCGTGAAGAAGAGACCCCAAGTCAAAGAG GGCTCTTCCAGGCTGGTGCGGGGCCGGGCGAGGAAGAAGACAGTGCAGCCGGATCAGGACAGTTAG
- the REEP4 gene encoding receptor expression-enhancing protein 4 isoform X1 — MMFHSDNQALHFFVALFAFCTHACLTHSVGHLLASTSTRAKARFSDVVVWGQRRRAKLRLVFGMLYPAYASYKAVKTKNIREYVRWMMYWIVFALFMAMETLTDMFVSWFPFYYEIKMAFVVWLLSPYTKGASLLYRKFVHPTLSRREKEIDLYITQAKERGYETMVNFGKKSLNIAATAAVQAAAKSQGALAGRLRSFSMQDLRAIPDDAPVHYEDPLYLEEQEMRRRPIGYRTASAGRQPGRESDTEEEECWSDSQISPKALPRSRDFALSKPLSRSQSLRVVKKRPQVKEGSSRLVRGRARKKTVQPDQDS; from the exons atgatgtttcattcggacaaccaggccttgcatttctttgttgcgctgtttgcattttgcacgcatgcctgtcttacccacag CGTGGGCCACCTCCTGGCCTCCACTTCTACCAGGGCTAAAGCCAGGTTCTCAGACGTGGTTGTGTGGGGCCAGCGTAGGAGAGCAAAGCTGCG GCTGGTGTTCGGGATGCTCTATCCAGCCTATGCCTCCTACAAGGCCGTGAAAACCAAGAACATCCGGGAATAC GTCCGCTGGATGATGTACTGGATTGTGTTTGCACTCTTCATGGCTATGGAGACCCTCACGGATATGTTCGTTTCCTG GTTTCCCTTCTACTATGAGATCAAGATGGCGTTTGTCGTGTGGCTGCTTTCCCCCTACACCAAGGGAGCCAGCCTGCTCTACCGGAAGTTCGTGCACCCCACGCTGTCCCGCAGAGAGAAG GAAATCGACCTGTACATCACCCAGGCCAAGGAGCGCGGCTACGAAACCATGGTGAACTTCGGCAAGAAGAGCCTCAACATCGCAGCCACAGCTGCCGTCCAAGCTGCGGCCAAG agccagggagcccTGGCCGGGCGTCTGCGCAGCTTCAGCATGCAGGACCTGCGCGCCATCCCTGATGACGCCCCCGTGCACTACGAAGACCCCTTgtacctggaggagcaggagATGAGGAGGCGGCCGATAG gTTACAGAACTGCCTCGGCCGGCCGGCAGCCAGGGCGCGAGAGCGACACGGAGGAAGAGGAGTGTTGGTCGGACTCTCAGATCTCTCCCAAGGCTCTGCCCCGCAGCCGGGACTTTGCGCTGTCCAAACCACTCTCCAGGAGCCAGAGCCTGCGTGTCGTGAAGAAGAGACCCCAAGTCAAAGAG GGCTCTTCCAGGCTGGTGCGGGGCCGGGCGAGGAAGAAGACAGTGCAGCCGGATCAGGACAGTTAG
- the REEP4 gene encoding receptor expression-enhancing protein 4 isoform X3, producing MRPPLRLVFGMLYPAYASYKAVKTKNIREYVRWMMYWIVFALFMAMETLTDMFVSWFPFYYEIKMAFVVWLLSPYTKGASLLYRKFVHPTLSRREKEIDLYITQAKERGYETMVNFGKKSLNIAATAAVQAAAKSQGALAGRLRSFSMQDLRAIPDDAPVHYEDPLYLEEQEMRRRPIGYRTASAGRQPGRESDTEEEECWSDSQISPKALPRSRDFALSKPLSRSQSLRVVKKRPQVKEGSSRLVRGRARKKTVQPDQDS from the exons GCTGGTGTTCGGGATGCTCTATCCAGCCTATGCCTCCTACAAGGCCGTGAAAACCAAGAACATCCGGGAATAC GTCCGCTGGATGATGTACTGGATTGTGTTTGCACTCTTCATGGCTATGGAGACCCTCACGGATATGTTCGTTTCCTG GTTTCCCTTCTACTATGAGATCAAGATGGCGTTTGTCGTGTGGCTGCTTTCCCCCTACACCAAGGGAGCCAGCCTGCTCTACCGGAAGTTCGTGCACCCCACGCTGTCCCGCAGAGAGAAG GAAATCGACCTGTACATCACCCAGGCCAAGGAGCGCGGCTACGAAACCATGGTGAACTTCGGCAAGAAGAGCCTCAACATCGCAGCCACAGCTGCCGTCCAAGCTGCGGCCAAG agccagggagcccTGGCCGGGCGTCTGCGCAGCTTCAGCATGCAGGACCTGCGCGCCATCCCTGATGACGCCCCCGTGCACTACGAAGACCCCTTgtacctggaggagcaggagATGAGGAGGCGGCCGATAG gTTACAGAACTGCCTCGGCCGGCCGGCAGCCAGGGCGCGAGAGCGACACGGAGGAAGAGGAGTGTTGGTCGGACTCTCAGATCTCTCCCAAGGCTCTGCCCCGCAGCCGGGACTTTGCGCTGTCCAAACCACTCTCCAGGAGCCAGAGCCTGCGTGTCGTGAAGAAGAGACCCCAAGTCAAAGAG GGCTCTTCCAGGCTGGTGCGGGGCCGGGCGAGGAAGAAGACAGTGCAGCCGGATCAGGACAGTTAG
- the REEP4 gene encoding receptor expression-enhancing protein 4 isoform X4: MLYPAYASYKAVKTKNIREYVRWMMYWIVFALFMAMETLTDMFVSWFPFYYEIKMAFVVWLLSPYTKGASLLYRKFVHPTLSRREKEIDLYITQAKERGYETMVNFGKKSLNIAATAAVQAAAKSQGALAGRLRSFSMQDLRAIPDDAPVHYEDPLYLEEQEMRRRPIGYRTASAGRQPGRESDTEEEECWSDSQISPKALPRSRDFALSKPLSRSQSLRVVKKRPQVKEGSSRLVRGRARKKTVQPDQDS, translated from the exons ATGCTCTATCCAGCCTATGCCTCCTACAAGGCCGTGAAAACCAAGAACATCCGGGAATAC GTCCGCTGGATGATGTACTGGATTGTGTTTGCACTCTTCATGGCTATGGAGACCCTCACGGATATGTTCGTTTCCTG GTTTCCCTTCTACTATGAGATCAAGATGGCGTTTGTCGTGTGGCTGCTTTCCCCCTACACCAAGGGAGCCAGCCTGCTCTACCGGAAGTTCGTGCACCCCACGCTGTCCCGCAGAGAGAAG GAAATCGACCTGTACATCACCCAGGCCAAGGAGCGCGGCTACGAAACCATGGTGAACTTCGGCAAGAAGAGCCTCAACATCGCAGCCACAGCTGCCGTCCAAGCTGCGGCCAAG agccagggagcccTGGCCGGGCGTCTGCGCAGCTTCAGCATGCAGGACCTGCGCGCCATCCCTGATGACGCCCCCGTGCACTACGAAGACCCCTTgtacctggaggagcaggagATGAGGAGGCGGCCGATAG gTTACAGAACTGCCTCGGCCGGCCGGCAGCCAGGGCGCGAGAGCGACACGGAGGAAGAGGAGTGTTGGTCGGACTCTCAGATCTCTCCCAAGGCTCTGCCCCGCAGCCGGGACTTTGCGCTGTCCAAACCACTCTCCAGGAGCCAGAGCCTGCGTGTCGTGAAGAAGAGACCCCAAGTCAAAGAG GGCTCTTCCAGGCTGGTGCGGGGCCGGGCGAGGAAGAAGACAGTGCAGCCGGATCAGGACAGTTAG